A single genomic interval of Piliocolobus tephrosceles isolate RC106 chromosome 7, ASM277652v3, whole genome shotgun sequence harbors:
- the SDC2 gene encoding syndecan-2 has translation MRRAWILLTLGLVACVSAESRAELTSDKDMYLDNSSIEEASGVYPIDDDDYASASGSGADEDVESPELTTSRPLPKIPFTSAAPKVETTTLNIQNKIPAQTKSPEETDKEKVHLSDSERKMDPSEEDTNVYTEKHSDSLFKRTEVLAAVIAGGVIGFLFAIFLILLLVYRMRKKDEGSYDLGERKPSSAAYQKAPTKEFYA, from the exons AGAGCAGAGCTGACATCCGATAAAGACATGTACCTTGACAACAGCTCCATTGAAGAAGCTTCAGGAGTGTATCCTATTGATGACGATGACTATGCTTCTGCATCTGGCTCGG GAGCTGATGAGGATGTAGAGAGTCCAGAGCTGACAACATCTCGACCACTTCCAAAGATACCGTTCACTAGTGCTGCTCCAAAAGTGGAAACCACGACGCTGAATATACAGAACAAGATACCTGCTCAGACAAAG TCACCTGAAGAAACTGATAAAGAGAAAGTTCACCTCTCTGACTCAGAAAGGAAAATGGACCCATCTGAAGAGGATACAAATGTGTATACTGAGAAACACTCAGACAGTCTGTTTAAACGGACAGAAGTCCTAGCAG CTGTCATTGCTGGTGGAGTTATTGGCTTtctctttgcaatttttcttATCCTGCTGTTGGTGTATCGCATGAGAAAGAAGGATGAAGGAAGCTATGACCTTGGAGAACGCAAACCATCCAGTGCTGCTTACCAGAAGGCACCTACTAAGGAGTTTTATGCTTAA